From Halorubrum salinarum, the proteins below share one genomic window:
- a CDS encoding M28 family peptidase produces MDDARRAFLDDLLATPSPSGFETAAQRVWTDYVREFADRVETDAYGNAVAVHEGDPDAPTVAVTGHADEIGFIVRDVLDDGFLRIGRIGGSDRTVSKGQHVTVHADEPVQGVVGQTAIHLRDQADDEYEDVAGQFVDIGAEDAAEAREHVEVGDPVTFSTGRRDLVGDRIAARGVDNRAGAWAAAEGLRRAAERDVDATVYAVSTVQEEVGLQGARMVGVDLDAVDAFVAVDVTHATDNPDVDREHRGPIELGAGPVIGRGSANHPVLVDLAREAAADAGVDVQLQAAGTRTGTDADAFYTVRGGTPALNVSIPNRYMHTPVEVIDTGDLDEVADLLAAIGAAAGEYAAGPEPFAVDV; encoded by the coding sequence ATGGACGACGCGCGCAGAGCGTTCCTCGACGACCTCCTCGCGACGCCGAGCCCCTCGGGCTTCGAGACGGCCGCCCAGCGGGTGTGGACCGACTACGTCCGCGAGTTCGCGGACCGGGTCGAAACCGACGCGTACGGCAACGCTGTCGCGGTCCACGAGGGCGACCCCGACGCGCCGACGGTCGCGGTCACCGGCCACGCCGACGAGATCGGGTTCATCGTCCGCGACGTACTCGACGACGGCTTCCTCCGGATCGGGCGGATCGGCGGCTCCGACCGCACCGTCTCGAAGGGCCAGCACGTCACGGTCCACGCCGACGAGCCGGTCCAGGGCGTCGTCGGGCAGACCGCGATCCACCTGCGGGACCAGGCGGACGACGAGTACGAGGACGTCGCGGGCCAGTTCGTCGACATCGGCGCCGAGGACGCCGCCGAGGCGCGCGAGCACGTCGAGGTCGGCGACCCCGTCACGTTCTCGACGGGCCGTCGCGACCTCGTCGGCGACCGGATCGCCGCCCGCGGGGTCGACAACCGCGCCGGCGCGTGGGCGGCGGCGGAGGGGCTGCGACGCGCCGCCGAGCGCGACGTCGACGCCACGGTCTACGCCGTCTCGACGGTCCAGGAGGAGGTCGGCCTCCAGGGCGCGCGGATGGTCGGCGTCGACCTCGACGCCGTCGACGCCTTCGTCGCGGTCGACGTCACCCACGCCACCGACAACCCTGACGTCGACCGCGAGCACCGCGGCCCGATCGAGCTCGGCGCCGGCCCGGTGATCGGCCGCGGCAGCGCGAACCACCCGGTCCTCGTGGACCTCGCCCGCGAGGCGGCCGCCGACGCCGGCGTCGACGTGCAGCTACAGGCGGCCGGCACCCGCACCGGCACCGACGCGGACGCGTTCTACACGGTCCGCGGCGGCACCCCGGCGCTCAACGTCTCGATCCCGAACCGGTACATGCACACGCCGGTCGAGGTGATCGACACGGGGGACCTCGACGAGGTCGCCGACCTCCTCGCCGCTATCGGAGCCGCGGCGGGCGAGTACGCGGCCGGACCGGAGCCGTTCGCCGTCGACGTCTGA